The window GGAGACAGGAGGCGCTAATGAATCAGTCTGATCTCCTGACTTCATGCTGCTTTTATCGCCCGGGAATCTTCACGGTCCTCGCCGGGATTCGTCCGACAAATTAGCCGTCGGCGTCTGACCTCCAGTCAGCCGCCTGGCgacaggaggcggagcctacATCCGCTGTTTCATCTGCGTTTGTCAGACATTCAGTCTGAAGCAGGCGGTTCAGGATGTTGGTTCTGATGCAAGTTTGTACAACATGAAAGCCCcgagtcacatgacctctgtgGTTTCATGTTTAGACACACAATCCCGTTCTAGAATACAAATCTGGATGTTTGGTTCGGATCAGTTACTGATtgaattgattgattggttgatcaaCATTAGGCTGATGCCATAGACTGCAATATTGAGTTATCTTAATTTtatatcaattattttttatgaattaattttatattaattttaatttattaaatttgattttaatttatttcatttcaaagttttattttattttgactttacattttaattcaattcactatcatttattttatttcaatttgttatatttttttcaatgtattttatttcagtgtattTTACTTCAATTCATacaatttggattttttttttaaatttcatttaaatttttcattttttacatcCTGTGAAGCGGTGATttattgtaatgtcagtgtttctgtgttcGTCAGTTAGTCCATCAAATACCTTCaaaccgttcagacagaaagatgaaacaaaaagcacatgactcaggcaggacAGGGGgtggagatgagatgatgaccttgagaacactaggtcaaggtcaaatttcttttgtacactcaggaaccagataagacggaaaaatgagggagaaggccagtgtgagtaagaccatagatcaaagctgttgctttgatctatggtctgagatattttctattctGAGATATTTTTGAAGAGACGAagcaaaaggcgttatattcagggaggcaaggggacaaaaatcaaatcacaactttgaccttgaaaaactaggtcaaggtcacattttcacctgTATACATGTTTAGGTTCACATCTCTGGTGTACACAAACCTGATGACAAACAGAAAGCACcggttacatgttggatcatgtgTCTGTTATTAAATGACCTTGATCTgtgaaagtaagtcagggtaaaattttgaattcaggtgtgtcgcgggatgttacagtctctgactgcatagttttaattcaatttacatcaatgtattttattacaagttaatttatttcaatttattttaatttattcaacttcatttgaatttatcttatttatcacTTTTCCTTTTGTCCATTTAATCTTGGCGTTTTTTCTGGCGTCCTGAGTGACATCATCGCTCTGGTGAACCTCAGGGATCTGATCGAACACCACCAGAATAATCTGACTGGCTGGTTATCGATAGATTATTATCTGATTAATAGATTATTATCTGATTGATAGATTATTATCTGATTGATAGATTATTGTCTAATATCTGGTTGTTCGTGGATTATTTTCTCGATTCTGATGAAGGTGATAATCAGACGTCAGCTGGTTCCTCTGACATTCATCTCACTTCCAGcggtgtgacctttgacctctatcAGACAACACCTGGGTGTAAAGGTGCGCCATCGACCCGTTGAATATTAAGTGGGCAGCAGCCTCATCCGTCACACGTCAACACGTCCACGCCGCTTCATCTGAGCCGCTGAATACATGAATAAACGTGACGACGGCggcggaggaggaagacgaggaggaggaggaggaggaggaagaggagacggtATAAatagaggagggaggaaacCTCACAGCACatgtgaagaggaggaggaggagcacgTCAAACCTAGAGAAGAAGAGTCGACCAGAAGAACCTTCGTGTCGCCGCTGGACCGTCGCTCATCGTGAGTTCGCCATCGACTCGCCAGCGATGCTGAACTCAGATCTGTGGACCAAACgttctctgcttcctcctccaggtgTTCAGGTCGTGTTCAGGTCGTGTTCAGGTCGTGTTCAGGTCGTGTTCTAGTCATGGAGAGCCTGCGAGTCGTCATCTACCtggccgtctgtctgtctgtgctgaCATCACACtgtgagggtcaaaggtcagccgaCAACAACCTGCCGTCAGCGCTGGAGGAGCCGATCGGACTCACAACCAAAGAGCTGGTGAGTCATCtgatttatcattattattattactgatattatttaaaagaataaattaacTCACTAATAAacttttgtgtattttagtgatgaaatgcattttttgtgctacagaaattttaaaaaattcttgaaAATCTAATATGAAACAgttaaaacatgtaataaaagatTTAGaattacagaagaaaaaatagatttaaagtgAAACTTGGCATTAAAAATGTGAACTTAGATAAGTTACAGGAAAATTGGAGGGAAATTGTTGAAATATGTCATCAGTGGAGAGACGTAAAACGTGTTAAAAACTCGGCTGGTTGTTTATTCgtttgtttgttgatgtgtCGCAGCAAAGTCAGGCTCCGACGCAAACACACAGATCAGTGTGTGAATTACAGTAAACACTCGTCAGAAAACGTGTTTACTGTTATTGACTACTTATTTGTTTACTCGTTAGGAAGGATGGAAATCTTACTGGactgaggaataaaaaaattctgcattAACAGAAACACATCTGAGTAGttcacctggtgtgtgtgtgtgtgtgtgtgtgtgtgtgtgtgtttgtgtgtgtgtgtgtgtgtttgtgtgtgtgtgtgtcaggctgaTGCTCTGCAGGGTTTCCTGGATGAAGCTGACAGCAGCATCGGCCTCTCTGTGGAGAAGAAAGCCAGCGTCATCCCTCGGGTGAGAGCGTGACGGACGTCTGTCAATCAGACGGCCAATCAGATTCATCTTTTAGGTTGTGTTGCCtccactctgtgtgtgtttgtgtgtgtgtgtgtgtgaaccctcctgtgtgtgtgtctaaagcCTCACCCTGCAGTGACACTTCTGTCACTTCCTCCGGCCTCCAGATAGCGATGCTATGCTAATGGTGCAAAATACACTTCATTTAACACACTTCATATTGAGCTAACTAGCATTAGCTCAATATGAAAGCGAGACCCAAGACTTTCTGTAACTCTAACGTCAGCCTCCAGTCATGCTCACACACGTTACAGAATGAAGaccctgaacgcagcgcctgACAGGTCAGGGttcagtgggcggagccacacCAGGTGAGTCCAACAGTTTGAAGCAGAACTGATGTGTCTGACATATAGCAGCTACCCCTAGCAACATTAGCTCTATAACTGAGGGTGATGTTAGCCTAGCGCCCTCTGGTGGTCGGAGGGGTGACCAGTGACCCGCCCTTTTTAGTTATTGTTGACAGAGGCTAGGCTAGCTGTTTCCAGGCTAAGCTACTGTATATGTGCTGCTGTATTATGTGAcacacccctctctctctgtcagtgtGACGTGGGCGAGCGGTGTGCGATGAAACACGGACCCCGAATCGGTCGTCTGTGCGACTGCCTGCGGGGAACGGCCTGCAACACGTTTTTCCTGCGCTGCtactgagcacacacacacacacacgcacacgcacacacacacacacacacacacacacacacacacacacacacacacacacacacacagtgaccgTTTGcatgtttctgtctttgttgtcGTGTCGTTCCTCAGatccatttgtgttttttaaataaagtttcttcACCAAGCTGCTCGGCTCTGACTGACTTCAGCCTCTACAACACCAACCCGCACTCCGGCCGTGAGTCACTTGGATTCTATTGGCTTTCATTTCGCTGATGATGACCTCCAGCTGTGAGTCTTCATCAGCGCaatcgtccaatcagaacgcagcTGATTCAGGAAACCTTTCGTTTGAAGAGAAGCGTCGCCGCTCGGAGACAGGATGACATTTAGCTCCCAGCATCCAGTCGGGACAGATAAGACCGGCTAATTACAGCCGCtaacgctaacacacacacacacacacacacacacacacacacacaccaacaacaaatGTTGTCCAAAGCAGCTACTAGTCAGCAGTCATCTAGTTAACCCGGCTCATGAAATCATCGTTAGGGGCGGTTCCCAATCTTCTTGTGTGGGCGTGGCCATTGAGTGATGTCACGTGTTTGGTTATCAGACTGTTGGACGACTAACAGCTCATAACAACTACGAACTCACAATGGATTTGAATGGAGACGCCGGCCAATGAGGTCCCAACACCAGACACTTGCTCACTTCctcgggtcacaggggttgctggagccaatcccagcgaACTGGGAAAGAGCCGTTATTTTAACTCGGATCCCAGCCGATCGCAATTTGAGCAAACATTGACGTAATCGTTCCCCTTGCCTCCCCCAGTCCGATGG of the Antennarius striatus isolate MH-2024 chromosome 14, ASM4005453v1, whole genome shotgun sequence genome contains:
- the cart4 gene encoding cocaine- and amphetamine-regulated transcript 4 — encoded protein: MESLRVVIYLAVCLSVLTSHCEGQRSADNNLPSALEEPIGLTTKELADALQGFLDEADSSIGLSVEKKASVIPRCDVGERCAMKHGPRIGRLCDCLRGTACNTFFLRCY